The Euphorbia lathyris chromosome 2, ddEupLath1.1, whole genome shotgun sequence genome includes a window with the following:
- the LOC136219806 gene encoding heavy metal-associated isoprenylated plant protein 32: MSKEEFLKIQTCVLKVNIHCDGCKQKVKKILQKIDGVFKTHIDAEQGKVTVSGNVDPSVLIKKLAKSGKHAELWGAPKPNNNPNQNPNQNQLPNPFKNMQIDNGKGGNNKPQKGNNPNPNQNPNPNQQQQQQQQQPKGGPQPGHQLPPQLMQQLLQQQQHANQMKDLSKLQAQFKDMKMPNNPNPKAAKFEDEDDFSDEDDEFDDEDYTDDDDFDDEMDDPHHPLNKMKPPMPGGNSNMMMPPGMQQHMMNVQKAAAAANGKKAGGGGGGGGAGGNGNGPMPVQVNAGGKKGGGGGGGGGGNQNQGGKNGGGGGKPQGGGGGGGGGGGNKGGNNGNNGGGNGNNMQMPGGKKGNNGGGGGGGGAANDAFRNMGGPHGNMGGQMGNPNIPMGQMGNMPMGQMGNMPAVQGLPAGAAMGGGAGAGAGGGPNGYFQGAGPDLMPGNPLMNQQQQQQQQYLQAIMNQQRAMGNERFQPMMYARPPPAVNYMPPYPYPYPPPYPGSDPYTNFFSDENTSSCHVM; this comes from the exons ATGAGTAAAGAAGAGTTCTTGAAGATCCAG ACTTGTGTTCTTAAGGTGAACATACACTGTGATGGCTGTAAGCAGAAAGTCAAGAAAATCTTGCAGAAAATTGATG GGGTTTTCAAGACCCATATAGATGCAGAACAAGGAAAGGTAACAGTATCAGGTAATGTAGACCCATCTGTGCTTATAAAGAAGCTTGCAAAATCAGGCAAACATGCTGAGCTTTGGGGGGCTCCCAAACCAAACAACAACCCCAATCAGAATCCGAACCAGAACCAGTTACCGAACCCGTTTAAGAACATGCAAATTGATAATGGGAAGGGTGGGAACAACAAACCACAAAAGGGTAATAACCCGAACCCAAACCAGAACCCGAATCCgaaccagcagcagcagcagcagcagcagcaaccCAAAGGCGGGCCACAACCCGGCCATCAATTACCACCGCAGCTGATGCAGCAGCTGCTTCAGCAGCAGCAGCATGCGAATCAGATGAAAGATTTGAGCAAGCTTCAGGCACAATTCAAGGACATGAAAATGCCCAACAACCCCAACCCCAAGGCTGCCAaatttgaagatgaagatgatttTAGCGACGAAGATGACGAGTTTGACGATGAAGATTATACCGACGACGACGATTTTGACGACGAGATGGATGATCCTCATCATCCTCTTAATAAGATGAAGCCTCCTATGCCGGGCGGCAATTCGAATATGATGATGCCGCCCGGTATGCAACAGCATATGATGAATGTCCAGAAGGCTGCCGCGGCCGCCAATGGGAAGAAAGCAGGCGGCGGAGGTGGCGGTGGTGGTGCAGGGGGTAATGGTAATGGACCTATGCCTGTTCAAGTGAATGCCGGAGGTAAGAAGGGAGGAGGCGGTGGTGGCGGTGGGGGAGGAAATCAAAATCAGGGTGGGAAGAATGGTGGGGGCGGTGGAAAACCTCAAGGCggcggaggaggaggaggtggtggtggtggtaaCAAGGGAGGAAATAACGGTAATAATGGGGGTGGAAATGGTAATAACATGCAAATGCCCGGGGGTAAAAAGGGAAATAATGGCGGTGGAGGAGGGGGTGGTGGTGCAGCTAATGATGCGTTCCGTAATATGGGTGGACCCCACGGTAACATGGGTGGTCAAATGGGAAATCCAAACATTCCGATGGGTCAAATGGGAAATATGCCAATGGGGCAAATGGGAAATATGCCAGCAGTTCAAGGTCTACCAGCAGGTGCCGCCATGGGCGGAGGTGCTGGTGCCGGTGCCGGAGGTGGTCCAAATGGGTATTTCCAAGGAGCCGGGCCGGATCTGATGCCGGGTAACCCATTAATGAACCAGCAGCAGCAACAGCAACAACAGTATTTACAAGCAATAATGAATCAACAAAGAGCAATGGGTAATGAAAGGTTTCAACCCATGATGTATGCTAGACCACCACCAGCAGTGAATTACATGCCACCATACCCATACCCGTACCCGCCACCATACCCAGGATCCGACCCGTATACAAACTTCTTCAGTGACGAAAACACATCAAGTTGCCATGTGATGTGA